A genomic region of Ferviditalea candida contains the following coding sequences:
- a CDS encoding HAD family hydrolase, which translates to MILKSDVLPEAMIFDLDGTLFETESVLLEAYHKAFDRLRQEGFYEGETPPQRLILSSLGMLLEQIWEVVLPAADSLTRQHANDWLLHYQLELLNSGKGRMYPGVLPTLRRLKDMGIRLFVASNGLEEYVKAVIRSQGMSRLFEGLYSAGEFQSATKADLVGRLLGDFGITSAWMIGDRKSDVEAGAANGLVVVGCQYSGFSGTGELAGAQYRISAFSELESLLP; encoded by the coding sequence ATGATATTGAAATCCGACGTTTTACCTGAAGCGATGATCTTCGATTTGGACGGAACTTTGTTTGAAACGGAGTCGGTATTGCTGGAAGCGTATCATAAAGCTTTTGACCGGCTGCGCCAGGAGGGATTCTATGAGGGTGAAACGCCTCCGCAAAGGCTGATTCTCAGCAGCTTGGGGATGCTGCTGGAACAGATCTGGGAGGTGGTGCTTCCGGCAGCGGATTCGTTAACCAGGCAGCACGCCAATGATTGGCTGCTTCATTATCAGCTGGAGCTGTTGAATTCGGGAAAAGGAAGGATGTATCCCGGCGTGCTGCCGACACTGCGACGGTTGAAGGATATGGGCATCCGCCTGTTCGTCGCCAGCAACGGACTTGAGGAATACGTCAAGGCTGTCATTCGCAGTCAGGGAATGAGCCGCTTGTTCGAAGGATTGTACAGTGCCGGAGAATTTCAATCCGCAACCAAGGCGGATCTGGTCGGCAGGTTGCTGGGAGACTTCGGCATCACATCGGCTTGGATGATTGGAGACCGCAAGTCCGATGTGGAGGCGGGGGCGGCCAACGGTCTTGTCGTTGTCGGTTGCCAGTATTCCGGTTTCAGCGGAACGGGTGAGCTGGCAGGCGCTCAGTACCGGATTTCCGCTTTTTCCGAATTGGAGTCTCTGCTCCCGTGA
- a CDS encoding YheC/YheD family endospore coat-associated protein, translated as MPDPVLGVLTVYKNDQKFIEWEERQFFQKLTAAGCHLGLEVVVLTPEDVDYRKAEVHAQTFQPSKSKWIRKWIPLPPLIYDRFRYHAGGRVLQLRQFRQSFPDLIYLSRPLADKWTVYKKLYQNAEIRPHLPLTTTYTSKEDLFRTLKSSRVVYLKPIRGTGGRGIYKIEKFDRNRYILSERDLQHRIVKPVKLTEGQIVSRLEKINISSNFVIQQGIDIHLNDKRVHDFRLLMQKNGEGKWEVTGCAGRIGPKGSITSNLHGGGKAVALQELLNRRFNDNAQVSSLRHQMVRFSHQVVRDLEREFGRLCELALDLAIDREGKLWLFEVNSKPSREVFSRIGDRDTYWKAVRRPLEYALHLYEQESRLNNRMA; from the coding sequence ATGCCCGATCCTGTTTTGGGAGTTTTGACGGTATATAAGAACGATCAAAAGTTCATCGAATGGGAAGAAAGGCAGTTTTTTCAAAAATTGACTGCGGCCGGGTGTCATCTCGGACTCGAAGTGGTTGTACTCACTCCCGAAGACGTGGATTACCGGAAAGCAGAAGTCCACGCTCAAACCTTTCAACCGAGCAAATCGAAATGGATCAGAAAATGGATTCCCCTTCCTCCGCTTATTTATGACCGCTTTCGCTACCATGCGGGAGGAAGAGTCCTGCAGCTCAGACAATTTCGCCAATCGTTTCCCGACTTGATTTACCTCAGTCGTCCGCTGGCCGACAAATGGACCGTTTATAAGAAGCTTTATCAGAATGCTGAAATTCGTCCGCATCTCCCGCTGACAACAACCTATACTTCCAAGGAAGATTTGTTCAGGACATTGAAATCAAGCCGAGTGGTTTATTTGAAGCCGATCAGAGGAACCGGGGGGCGGGGCATTTACAAAATTGAAAAGTTCGACCGAAACCGTTATATCCTGTCGGAAAGAGACCTGCAGCACAGAATCGTCAAACCCGTCAAGCTTACCGAAGGCCAGATCGTTTCCAGATTGGAAAAGATAAATATTTCCAGCAACTTTGTCATTCAGCAGGGAATCGACATCCACCTGAACGACAAACGCGTTCATGATTTCCGCCTGCTGATGCAAAAAAACGGGGAGGGAAAATGGGAAGTAACGGGATGCGCCGGAAGAATCGGACCGAAAGGGAGCATTACCTCCAACCTGCACGGCGGAGGCAAAGCGGTGGCTCTGCAGGAATTGCTGAACCGGCGGTTTAACGATAACGCCCAAGTCTCCTCGCTTCGTCATCAAATGGTCCGCTTCAGTCATCAGGTTGTTCGGGACCTGGAGCGTGAGTTTGGCAGGCTTTGTGAACTGGCGCTTGATCTGGCCATCGATCGGGAAGGGAAACTGTGGCTGTTTGAGGTCAATTCAAAGCCCTCACGCGAAGTCTTTTCCCGAATCGGCGACAGGGATACGTATTGGAAAGCGGTTAGACGTCCGCTTGAATATGCTTTGCATTTATATGAGCAAGAAAGTCGGCTCAACAACCGAATGGCCTGA
- a CDS encoding VIT1/CCC1 transporter family protein gives MSHNHHEEEHFTAPEFIRDVVIGMADGLTVPFALAAGLSGTVPNTELIVIAGIAEIAAGSIAMGLGGYLAAKTDKEHYDSELRREYWEVDELPHKEREEVAEILREWGLKEEGVQAAVEDIASDRDRWVDFMMKYELGLEKPQPQRARNSSLTIGISYIVGGLIPLSPYIFTANPVAALISSVIITLIALFVFGWIKGHFTGTSRIKSAWQTALVGGLAAGIAYLVAKWIA, from the coding sequence ATGTCGCACAACCATCATGAGGAAGAACACTTTACGGCTCCTGAGTTCATCCGTGACGTCGTTATCGGAATGGCCGACGGTCTGACCGTTCCGTTTGCACTCGCGGCTGGACTTTCCGGCACCGTCCCAAATACCGAGCTTATTGTCATTGCAGGGATTGCGGAAATTGCCGCTGGATCAATCGCAATGGGGCTTGGCGGATATTTGGCAGCCAAAACCGACAAAGAGCATTATGATTCGGAGCTCCGAAGAGAATATTGGGAAGTCGACGAATTGCCGCACAAGGAGCGGGAAGAAGTTGCAGAGATTTTACGGGAATGGGGCTTGAAAGAAGAGGGCGTGCAAGCGGCCGTCGAGGATATCGCTTCCGATAGGGACCGCTGGGTCGACTTCATGATGAAATACGAGCTCGGCTTGGAGAAGCCTCAGCCGCAAAGAGCGCGCAACAGCTCTCTGACGATCGGGATTTCCTATATTGTAGGGGGATTAATTCCGCTGTCTCCATACATATTCACCGCAAATCCCGTAGCCGCCTTAATTTCTTCAGTGATTATCACCTTAATTGCCCTGTTTGTGTTCGGTTGGATTAAAGGTCACTTCACCGGAACCAGCCGGATCAAGAGCGCTTGGCAAACGGCGCTAGTGGGTGGTTTGGCGGCAGGCATCGCCTATCTCGTTGCCAAATGGATCGCTTGA